The sequence CAAAAGCCGATGCTACGCTTTTCGCAACGCATGGAAAGAGCACGAAAATAGCTGTTTGAAATTTATCTTTCCCAAGGCTGTATGCTGCTTCACTTAGGCTTTTTGAAAGTGAGCCAAGAGCAGAAGCGACAGGCTTTACAAATAGTGGTAAAGAGGCTATAAAAGCAGCTAGCACAAGAGCCTTAAAACTAAAAATAATTTCTAAATTTAAAGCCTTGCCGACGATACCATTTTTGCCAAGCAGATAAAGCAGTAAAAATCCAGTAGCAATGGGCGGAAAGATGAGCGGAAAAGTTACGATCATCTCTAAAATAGCTTTAAATTTAGCCTTACTAAAAGCTAAATAATAAGCCAGAGCCAGCCCAAAAACGATAAGCAAAGCCCCTTGGCACAAAACGACCTTTATGCTTAAAAATAGCGGATCAAAAAGCCAAGAGAGCTCTTGCAAGCTTAGCCTTATCTTATGCCAAATTTAGTGTAAATTTCTTTTGATCTCTCGCTTTTTAGCTCATCCAGAAATTTAACGCAATCAGCCTTTTTATCGCATTCTTCAAGCTTTGCAGCTACAATGTTTGCTGGAGTATAAAGCGCTCTGTCTATCAAAATAAAACTACCAAATTCGTCTTTGTGTGCATTTAGTTCGGTCTGGTTGATGAACCCAGCA comes from Campylobacter concisus and encodes:
- a CDS encoding molybdate ABC transporter permease subunit, with protein sequence MQELSWLFDPLFLSIKVVLCQGALLIVFGLALAYYLAFSKAKFKAILEMIVTFPLIFPPIATGFLLLYLLGKNGIVGKALNLEIIFSFKALVLAAFIASLPLFVKPVASALGSLSKSLSEAAYSLGKDKFQTAIFVLFPCVAKSVASAFVLAISRGLGEVGITLILGGNIIGKTDTISLAIYNAVYDGKSDEALILSLVLVVLSFILFEIINLLDKSKI